The following are encoded in a window of Chlorocebus sabaeus isolate Y175 chromosome 22, mChlSab1.0.hap1, whole genome shotgun sequence genomic DNA:
- the LOC119625848 gene encoding solute carrier family 12 member 8-like: MTQMSQVQELFHEAAQQEALAQPQPWWKSQLFVWEPVLFGTWDGVFTSCMINIFGVVLFLRTGWLVGNTGVLLGMFLVSFVVLVALVTVLSGIGVGERSSIGSGGVYSMISSVLGGQTGGTIGLLYVFGQTPSEPLEADAMGGHRREHPWTKRGSWAAESPPYVG; the protein is encoded by the exons gaggccctggcccagccccagccctggtgGAAGAGCCAGCTGTTCGTGTGGGAGCCTGTGCTGTTTGGGACCTGGGATGGTGTGTTCACATCCTGCATGATCAACATCTTTGGGGTTGTGCTCTTCCTGAGGACAGGCTGGCTGGTG GGAAACACGGGAGTGCTCCTGGGCATGTTCCTGGTGTCCTTCGTCGTCCTGGTGGCCCTCGTCACGGTGCTGTCTGGCATTGGTGTCGGGGAGCGCAGCAGCATCGGCAGCGGTGGCGTCTACTCCATGATCTCCTCGGTCCTGGGTGGGCAGACGGGAGGCACCATCGGGCTGCTCTATGTGTTTGGCCAG ACACCAAGTGAGCCTTTAGAAGCAGATGCCATGGGTGGACACCGGCGTGAACACCCCTGGACAAAGAGAGGGAGCTGGGCTGCTGAGAGTCCTCCTTATGTGGGCTGA